ACCCGGCTGCAGGCCATGCTCAGCCTCGCTAACGTGGGCGAGGAAGCGCTCGCCGAGTGGAAGGCCCTGGTGGATCTGGGCGACCACGTGTTCATCAAGGGTGAGGTGATTTCCTCCCGCCGCGGTGAGCTGTCCGTGATGGCCGAATCCTGGTCCATGGCCTCCAAGGCCTTGCGCCCGCTGCCCGTGCTGCACGCGGAACTGAACGAGGAAACCCGGGTCCGGCAGCGTTACGTGGACCTGATGGTGCGCGATGAAGCCCGCGAAATGGTCTATACCCGTGCGGCCATTACCCGCTCCATCCGCGAAAGCCTCCACCGCCACAACTATGTGGAAGTGGAAACTCCCATTCTGCAGTTGGTCCACGGCGGCGCCCTGGCGCGTCCGTTTGAGACGCACATGAACGCGTTCGACCAGAAGATGACCCTGCGCATCGCCACCGAGCTGTACCTCAAACGCGCAGTGGTGGGCGGGATCGATCGCGTCTACGACATGGGCCGCGTCTTCCGCAACGAGGGCGTGGACTCCACCCACAGCCCCGAATTCACCACGCTCGAGTGCTACGAAGCATGGGCGGACCAGTTCGTCATGGCTGACCGCATCAAGGAGATCATCCTCGACGCCGCCGACGCCGTAGGTGCCGGACGCACCCTCCAGACCGAAGCCGGGGAGATCAACCTCGACGGCGACTGGGCTTGGGTTTCGGTCTACCCGGGGCTCTCCGACGCCGTTGGCCAGGAGGTCACGCCGGACACTTCGCTGGAGGTACTGCGCGAAATTGCCGCCAAGCACGAGGTCAAGGTGGACCCCAAGT
The window above is part of the Pseudarthrobacter sp. IC2-21 genome. Proteins encoded here:
- the lysS gene encoding lysine--tRNA ligase; this encodes MTSQNTPTPKNAPEPLDASEQMRIRMEKRAKLIERGTEAYPVGVERTHSLTEIREKYAHLEADDTTGDTVGVTGRVVFVRNTGKLCFATLQEGGLDGKGTRLQAMLSLANVGEEALAEWKALVDLGDHVFIKGEVISSRRGELSVMAESWSMASKALRPLPVLHAELNEETRVRQRYVDLMVRDEAREMVYTRAAITRSIRESLHRHNYVEVETPILQLVHGGALARPFETHMNAFDQKMTLRIATELYLKRAVVGGIDRVYDMGRVFRNEGVDSTHSPEFTTLECYEAWADQFVMADRIKEIILDAADAVGAGRTLQTEAGEINLDGDWAWVSVYPGLSDAVGQEVTPDTSLEVLREIAAKHEVKVDPKWDAEKLAVELFGEIVEPTLLNPTFVYDYPPSAQPLARPHRTDGRLIEAWDLIIGGMERGTAFSELIDPVIQRERLTEQSRHAAAGDDEAMQLDEDFLRALEYGAPPMGGIGLGIDRLVMLFTGAGIRETILFPLLKPEGH